A section of the Mangifera indica cultivar Alphonso chromosome 12, CATAS_Mindica_2.1, whole genome shotgun sequence genome encodes:
- the LOC123193019 gene encoding probable inactive serine/threonine-protein kinase scy1: MLKFLNRVVGGSGTGVKDLPYNIGDPCPSAWGSWSHFHGTSKDDGSPVSIFSISGTSAQDGHLAAARNGVKRLRTVRHPNILSFLHSTEVENSDGSTSKFTIYMVTEPVIPLSEKIKELGLEGSQRDEYYAWGLHQIAKAVSFLNNDCKLVHGNVCLASVVVTQTLDWKLHAFDVLSEFDGNNEAATGAMLQHAWLVGAQYKSMELAKSDWAAIRKSPPWAIDSWGLGCLIYELFSGMRLSKTEELRNIASIPKSLLPDYQRLLSSMPSRRLNSSKLIENSEYFQNKLVDTIHFMEILNLKDSIEKDTFFRKLPNLAEQLPRQIVLKKLLPLLASALEFGSATALALTALLKMGSWLSTEEFSVKVLPTIVKLYSSNDRAVRVGLLQHIDQYGESLSAQIVDEQVYPHVATGFSDTSAFLRELTLKSMLVLAPKLSQRTMSGSLLKYLSKLQVDEEPAIRTNTTILLGNIASYLNEGTRKRVLINAFTVRALRDTFSPARGAGIMALCATSAYYDINEVATRILPNVVVLTIDPDSDVRLKAFQAVDQFLQIVKQHHEKTNSGDTSGASGIGISSMPGNASLLGWAMSSLTLKGKPLDQAPVASANSGTPLTSTASNASSVMETTNTTSIHRVSSDMDFADQPAPVSPTSTDGWGEIENGIHEEHDSDKDGWDDIEPLEDPKPTAALANIQAAQKRPVSQPISQSKPSATSLRPKSTVRALKDEDDDLWGSIAAPAPKTSSKPLNVKSAATVDDDDPWAAIAAPPPTTRAKPLAAGRGRGAKPAAPKLGAQRINRIS, translated from the exons ATGTTAAAGTTTTTGAATCGCGTGGTCGGTGGATCTGGCACCGGCGTCAAAGATCTGCCCTATAATATCGGTGACCCCTGTCCCTCTGCTTGGGGTTCATGGTCCCACTTTCATGGCACTTCCAAG GATGATGGATCTCCCGTCTCTATATTCTCCATTTCTGGAACCAGCGCCCAGGATGGACACTTGGCCGCTGCTCGTAATGGTGTCAAGCGTCTCCGGACG GTCAGGCATCCGAATATTCTATCGTTTCTGCACAGTACAGAGGTTGAGAATTCTGATGGTTCTACTAGTAAATTTACTATCTATATGGTTACTGAGCCTGTTATACCGCTTTCTGAGAAGATTAAGGAACTTGGTTTAGAAGGCTCACAAAg GGATGAGTATTATGCATGGGGACTGCACCAAATTGCTAAAGCCGTTAGCTTCCTGAATAATGATTGTAAACTT GTTCATGGTAACGTTTGCCTGGCCAGTGTTGTTGTGACACAAACTTTGGATTGGAAGCTGCATGCTTTTGATGTTTTGTCAGAGTTTGATGGAAATAATGAAGCTGCCACTGGAGCAATGCTG CAACACGCATGGCTTGTTGGAGCGCAATACAAATCTATGGAGTTGGCAAAGTCTGATTGGGCTGCAATCAGAAAATCTCCCCCATGGGCAATTGATTCCTGGGGCTTGG GCTGTCTCATTTATGAACTCTTCTCTGGAATGAGGTTGAGCAAAACAGAGGAGCTGCGTAATATTGCTTCAATTCCAAAG TCTCTGCTTCCAGATTATCAGCGGCTTTTGAGTTCCATGCCTTCTCGCAGGTTGAATTCATCTAAGCTTATTGAGAACAGTG aatattttcaaaataagttGGTGGACACAATACATTTTATGGAAATTCTGAATTTAAAAGATAGCATTGAGAAGGATACCTTCTTCCGCAAACTCCCAAATTTAGCTGAGCAACTCCCTCGGCAAATCGTGCTGAAAAAG TTGCTTCCTTTATTAGCTTCTGCCCTAGAATTTGGTTCAGCTACTGCCCTTGCATTAACTGCACTGCTGAAAATGGGCTCTTGGCTTTCTACTGAAGAATTCAGTGTCAAG GTCCTGCCAACCATTGTGAAACTATATTCCTCCAATGACCGAGCTGTTCGAGTGGGTCTCTTGCAACATATTGATCAATATGGAGAATCATTATCTGCACAGATTGTTGATGAGCAA GTGTACCCCCATGTTGCTACTGGTTTTTCTGACACATCAGCTTTTCTTCGTGAGTTGACTCTTAAATCCATGCTTGTTCTGGCGCCTAAG CTCTCTCAACGCACTATGTCAGGGTCTTTGTTGAAGTATCTTTCAAAGCTGCAG gtTGATGAAGAACCTGCAATCCGGACAAATACTACAATATTACTTGGGAATATTGCAAGCTACCTAAATGAAGGG ACAAGGAAGAGAGTTTTGATTAATGCTTTCACAGTACGTGCACTGCGGGATACATTCTCTCCTGCTCGTGGAGCTG GAATTATGGCTTTATGTGCCACCAGTGCTTATTATGACATCAATGAGGTTGCAACTAGGATTCTTCCAAATGTGGTTGTACTTACGATTGATCCGGACAG TGATGTCAGATTAAAGGCATTTCAAGCGGTTGATCAGTTTTTGCAGATTGTGAAGCAACACCATGAGAAG ACAAATTCTGGTGATACCTCTGGAGCTTCTGGTATTGGAATCTCATCAATGCCAGGAAATGCCAGTTTGCTCGG ATGGGCCATGAGCTCCTTAACACTTAAAGGTAAACCTTTAGACCAAGCACCAGTTGCTTCTGCAAATTCTGGTACGCCTCTAACGTCAACGGCATCCAATGCCAGCTCAG taatgGAAACTACAAATACAACATCAATCCACCGTGTAAGCTCAGACATGGACTTTGCCGATCAGCCTGCACCTGTTTCCCCTACTTCAACAGATGGCTGGGGAGAAATTGAAAATGGAATTCATGAAGAGCATGACAGTGACAAAGATGGCTGGGATGATATTGAACCTCTTGAAGATCCAAAGCCAACTGCTGCTCTAGCCAACATCCAAGCAGCTCAAAAGCGGCCAGTCTCACAGCCTATTTCACAGTCAAAACCATCAG CTACAAGTTTGCGACCAAAAAGCACAGTTAGGGCActgaaagatgaagatgatgatttgTGGGGTTCCATAGCTGCACCTGCTCCCAAAACATCATCAAAGCCTTTGAATGTGAAATCAGCAGCAACAGTTGATGATGATGACCCCTGGGCTGCGATTGCTGCTCCTCCACCGACTACAAGGGCCAAGCCTTTGGCAGCAGGTAGAGGTAGAGGAGCTAAACCGGCTGCTCCAAAATTGGGTGCACAAAGAATAAATAGGATATCCTGA
- the LOC123192521 gene encoding LOW QUALITY PROTEIN: ribonucleoside-diphosphate reductase small chain-like (The sequence of the model RefSeq protein was modified relative to this genomic sequence to represent the inferred CDS: deleted 1 base in 1 codon), translated as MPSIPEEPLLASNPDRFCMFPIQYPQIWEMYKKAEASFWTAEEVDLSSDLRHWETLTPDEKHFITHVLAFFTASDGIVLENLAGRFMKEVQVAEARAFYGFQIAIENIHSEMYSLLLETYIKDFAEKTRLFHAIETVPCVAKKAKWALNWIDGSESFAERLVAFACVEGIFFSGSFCSIFWLKKRGLMPGLTYSNELISRDEGLHCDFACLLYSLLRTKLSKERVRRIVKEAVEIEREFVCDALPCALVGMNGGLMSQYIQFVADGLLGALGYGKLYGVANPFDWMEVISLQGKTNFFEKRVGEYQKASVMSSVNGNGAIHVFKMDEDF; from the exons ATGCCTTCGATCCCTGAAGAGCCACTTCTTGCTTCAAACCCCGACCGATTTTGTATGTTTCCGATTCAGTACCCGCAAATCTGGGAGATGTACAAGAAAGCCGAGGCCTCATTTTGGACCGCCGAGGAGGTTGATTTGTCATCGGATCTCCGTCACTGGGAAACCCTAACCCCCGACGAGAAACACTTTATTACGCACGTTCTGGCTTTCTTCACTGCCTCCGATGGCATCGTTCTTGAAAACCTCGCCGGCAGGTTCATGAAGGAGGTTCAAGTCGCTGAGGCGCGTGCCTTCTATGGCTTCCAAATTGCGATTGAGAACATCCACTCGGAAATGTATTCGCTCCTTCTTGAAACTTACATTAAAGACTTCGCAGAAAAGACCCGTTTGTTTCACGCAATTGAAACAGTGCCATGTGTGGCAAAAAAGGCCAAATGGGCGTTAAATTGGATCGACGGTTCGGAGAGTTTCGCCGAGCGCTTAGTGGCGTTTGCTTGCGTGGAAGGGATT TTTTTCTCGGGGAGTTTTTGCTCAATATTTTGGCTTAAAAAACGCGGGTTAATGCCGGGATTAACTTATTCAAACGAGTTGATCTCGCGAGACGAGGGACTGCACTGTGACTTCGCGTGCTTGTTGTACAGTTTGTTGCGAACAAAGTTAAGTAAGGAGCGTGTGAGGAGAATTGTTAAGGAGGCGGTGGAGATAGAGAGGGAGTTTGTGTGCGACGCGCTGCCGTGTGCGCTGGTGGGGATGAACGGGGGATTGATGAGTCAATACATCCAGTTTGTTGCAGATGGATTGTTGGGTGCGCTTGGGTACGGAAAGTTGTACGGTGTGGCAAATCCTTTTGATTGGATGGAGGTGATTTCCCTTCAGGGGAAGACCAATTTCTTCGAGAAGAGAGTCGGAGAATATCAGAAGGCTTCGGTTATGTCAAGTGTTAATGGAAATGGGGCAATCCACGTATTCAAAATGGATGAGGACTTTTag